ccagccgagttttcgtcatgcgacggtaagaaattagatgaaatgtaataactattttatttttagtgttggcattattgcattgtgtcattttgcttattttacacagatcgtcccatgcaatgtgaggttgaaattcaacaagctgacaggagacactgtgacctttgaggctcctggggggccgtacactatggaggtcgagaaaggacgcaatatgtcgcagattggaggagatggatgggcccgtttcgtcgctcgcatgcgtcttactggtggtgagttgatcagcttctccttccgagcagaaagacccaatctagctgtcatttatctcaacctggtggaagatgatgaagatgacgaagatgatgaagatgatgaagataatgaggatccactcgatgaagatgatgaggacccacttcatgaagccatcgtagctcaaagaacaaggctgagtgaggaggaggtgtccaacctgtgggacataattccgccacgtgctgactttgtcggggtgccattcgtgacccgcttgacaaataccatagttgatcgacatgatatggtatgttatacttacaaatgcaaattatccgatgaattacttagtgtacagtccaatgatatgttatgttgtgtggaatctagtcgatgatatgttttagtgtagagttcgatcacatgcttattagtgtagaatctaagaaaACTAttgatagtgtagataatccatatgtacttatttgcgaagCTATTTATTAatcgatatgtttttcttattcagaaattggcaaagagcatatctgtgagttatggtatcgagcctgatgaagaaggcttagctggactacgccttactgcaaggggctccgtcacaacccgtACTTGCCGAGTGGACAcgaacggtcgcacacacttaaactcggttgggtggaagaaattcctcgatggcaagaatctttgtgttggacatgccatcctaattactatcaggaacaccaaccgcccaggcttgaggatgatgattgtcttcgatatcatctagaactacatatgtgtgtgtggctatatcatctagaactacatatgtgtgtgtggctatatcatctagaactacatatgatgatcgtcgtcgatatcatctagaactacatatgatgatggccgttgatatgaccttgtactgcttgaggatgcatgttgactatgcatgaaattgttatctggtactcccttcgtttcaaattactcgtcgtggtttgaactaaaaccacgacgagtaatttggaacgaagggagtactacctagtaatggtttatgaatttgatatctactagcagtacctagtatctagtatctgaaagggaaactgaaaggtAAAGGGATactgggaaaatgatgaaagatatagcagtagcgagggatagCGAAATTGCTACAGCtaggtaatagtagcgcgttcttaaaaagtgctgctgatatcgtcaacagtagtagcgcgggtaagggccgcactactactatgagttagctgtagcgccttattagtagcgcggccaccagcgctgctgctagcctcaaaacccgcgctactactagggttttccctagtagtgcttccaAGCAAGCCAACCCGCCTTGatcattctgatatcgcccattccattatcTCTCgtacttgcattagattttgctaatgTACTTGATTGCTCCTATCTGATGCATAGACTGCTTTTGTAACCTTCTCTTGTACcatacctacttatcctaaaccgcctagtataggttggttagtgatccatcagtgacccttcaccttgtccttgttgcccccgcTGGATTActagatgactcgatcaacgtgatcgacgtcgtgAGCCCAACACATCACATCCCccccccccttagttgtacgactctgcagagctactatcgagtgccgagggtgatacctcatataACACTTATGATGTTAACTTTGTAGTGTAGCTAATCGGTCGTGGtcttcgagggtgattcctccttcaccactcctgatAACGACTctacgtgcaacccctcaagtgtgaaccatcGAGGGTAATTCCACCAAGTCCACCTTGACGGTTACATTGAGTGGGAatccattgagggtgattcctcgggtttctcCTTTGGTATTTTGGACACAcggttattttgaatttaccacagAACCATGTAACTGAAGTCAGGTCAGccatgaggggtacccgcgagttgatgtgtagTCGGGTTGATCTGGAGGATACCCGCGAGCTTTCCACGCGGCGCGGCCGGGCATTACTAGCCCTTGCCACAAGTCGGTGAGACGGGGCAACGGGACCACATATCGTGGATCATTGATCGTTACCGCACGCTCCCAAGTCACTAACGagattgggtatttgatctgagttggccactggcctatatgcactaaccaccacgcgggaacAATTATGTGCACTCGGCGTCATAGTATTAGCCGAAGCTTtctagatgtcagcgactgagcggcacgcgctggGTTGGACCGTGTAAAGCACCCTCCTTTGTAATGGAGGCTgccaggtctgctcaccggccacgtacgcaacgtgcaggcgtgcaacgggcgatggccccaagacccctgcgcacataggatttagactgaCGTGCTAACCTCTCTAttgggcctaggtagggctgcgacgtgttgatcttccgaggccgggcatgacccagaaaattgtgtccgaccagagtgatcgagcgtgttgggtaatgtggtgcacccctacaaggaagttaatctattcgaatagccgtgtccactgtAACAGGACGATCCGGAGTTGTATTTCGATCTTTACAATTAGAACTGGATACTGAGATGTGGAATtgatatgatggctccgggattgctttctcgcagggagtcgagaaaggatctctgggcgttaatgctacaacatgctttcTAATTATAAAATCTTATTATGTACTCTTCGAAATGCTGCAACATGGTGGCTtcaagaagatgctagtcttcgattggCTAGGCTTTCTCCTCTATTCTGGTATTCTGCATTATAGTCCACATTTACGGCCCCTTCCttttgataccagtgcatatgtagtgtagatccttgcttgcgagtactttggatgaatactcatggttgctttcctcccctttttccacctctttccattcttctcggatgttgcaaccagatggtggagcacatgagtcagatgctaccgccgccgactactactaccccgacggAGCTTACTACTACGTAGAGGCCGCCGACgaacaggagtagttaggaggatcccaagcaggaggcctgtgcctcttcgaGCTGTATCGCTGTTTGTGCTAGTCATGTCGTCTTGTTTAACTTTATGTctctacttagatattgttgcttccgctgactcatcagtgatcgagcttatgtatttgagcccttgaggcccctagcttgtaatataaaggttgtattattttatttgtgtctagagttgtgttgtgatatcttcccgtgagtgcttgatcttgatcgtacacatttgcgtgtatgattagtgtacgattgaatcgacggCGTCACAATTACTTCTATCGAAATTGGAGATTCCAAGTCTATGGAAGGATAGTTCTCTGACCGCAGGCGTAAAGGGAGTCTGATTAGCTATCTGTGGTTGTGTAGATGCTTTGAGACCGGTTTAAGGCGTCTGTTTGAGTAGCTTACTTTTGACGGTCAACGATCGGGCCGTCCGCTCAGGTGTTTGAGGGCTTGTGGTTGGACGAAATACACACTGACCAAGCTGTGGTTGAACCGCTAGGTGAACAGTGGTATCTCAGCCTACCAGGTTTCAAgttccggtgctcgcatttatgtgCCGGCTGAGTCtatttcgaaggtgctcataggggtagtgtGCGTGTATGTgtttatagggatgagtgtatgcgtgtgtatatcAGCGATTGTGTATATATTGTGTTAAAAAATGACGAAATACATACCATGATTTGAACACGACCATGTTCATGCCTTTGCATCTTTCATCTCCGGCATGGTGGACCAAAAGTGGCCTGTGCTGGGCAGTGTCGTGAATGAGTGGGTGCATGCACTCACATGGTAGAACAGTGAAGTGCACCAGTGCCAGTACATTTGCCCATGTGATTCCTCTTTTCTCTCCGCCCGCAGACTCGTGGGGTCTTCCTCCATTTTCGCACGGCCATCTTCTCCTTCCCCTCAACTTCTTCTCCGGCGACGGCGCCCATCCCACTCTTCCCGTCTGCTTCTTCTCCAGCAAGGGCGCGTGCGGCGATTCCTTGGTCGCCCCGTCGCTGCCTCCCAGCAGAGGAAGGTAACACACGACACGATGGCTTAGCTAGTGCTATATTCGTATTCTGCCATAGATCTAATCAGGGGATCTCATTGTTTCCCCACACCATTTCCTTAGATGCTTGCTCTACTGTGCTGAAGGAGAAAAAGTCCCAAGTCTTTACCGATAGATATTATTTTTTTCTCTGTTTCTTCCACCCATGGCTAATGAACAACACTGAATGATTGATCATTGTTCAGCAGAATAACACTTGTATCCAGATTCCGGAGTGGATCAGGGGGCCGTCATCTCCAAGGCCAGAGATGACCGACGGTGAACAAGATGGCAACGAACTTGTTGCCCTGGAGAAGGCGTTGCTGGACCAAAGCGTGTATACAGCAAATCTACCTTTCTCGCTGCTCAATGACATCACAGGGAATTTCTCCGATGCGCGTGAAATCGGCAGGGGCGGGTTCGGAGTGGTTTACAGGGTACACAAGCAACAAAATCCTCTGCTCTAAATTTAATTAACTGGAATCAAAATATGCAAATCATCCTCTGTTAGGCTGACATGCACGATTCCATGTGAGGTGCAGGGAGTGCTTCCAAGTGGTGCTACCATTGCCGTGAAGAAGCTCCATGAGACCTTCGAGATCCTGGACAAGAATTTCAAGAGTGAGGTCGACTGTCTTGTCAGGGTCAAGCACGAGAACACGGTGCGATTCCTCGGGTACTGCTGTGAGACGCGGCAGCTGTTTATCCCGCTTAACGGAGACCTTGTCTGGGCAAGCGTGCGGGAGAGGCTGCTCTGCTTCGAGTACCTGCCAGGGTGCCTTGCAGACTATCTCTCCGGTAGAATAACATCTGCCTTATACCTTTCCTTGCCTTTCTAGTAGTATATTCTAGTGCTTGTCTACCGACTTTAATccgaagtactccctctgtccgaaaaaacttgtcacAAACTTGTCGTTGaatagatgtatctagcactaacttgatgttagatacatccatttgagggacaacttttttcagacggagggagtagtatttattattGTTTTTCCACTCCTATGAGCTTTTCAATTTTTTTGGAAACAAAATTGTAGTTTGAGCTCTCTTCTTATACCACTACAGAAATATGCACTCTTATATTTAGGCATATTTTTTTCGTCTCTCATCCTCTTTGCATCTGAGAGAAGATTGCACTAACCAATTTGTAAGGAAAACATAAGTGCTCGTTTCTGCTGTCGATATACCTTAATCAGGTGACCAAAAGAAAACACCGATCATCTCAATCTGCCAAGACAATAAATATGTCGGCAAGTCCACATCTTCGCACctgaaaattaaaataaaatagtGGTTACTATGTTGCCAATTGTCACACCCACACTTTGACAGTGAAATTAATAGGTGTTTTGGAGAACTTTGTTTGCACTTGTTAGTATATTGCCATTGCAAATAGGGCAATCCATAAACTAGGACCTTTTTTTTTTCATTGGACTACTTTTCCAACGGGATAGTACTAACTATTTGTCACACTGTATACTCTCCACAGATGCATCCCGTCGATTGCAGTGGATCACGAGCTATCAAATTATCAAGGGGATCTGTGAGGGCGTAAATTATCTACACCAGCAGCAAATTATTCACATGGACCTTAAGCCTCAGAATGTACTATTGGATGATAATATGATGCCCAAAATTGCGGATTTTGGTCTATCACGGCGTTTAAGTGAAAGCCAGAGTCGGGATATTACTAAAAACAAGTTTGGGACGATGTAAGCTAGCAATTATCTTTGAGAACTTGATGTTCTGTTGGTAATCTATTAAAAAAATTACATACACTTTATTCACTAATTGaacaaactttaccaatttttatGCAGGGGATATATGGCACCAGAATTCAGAACTAAAGGAGAAATCACCTTCAAGACAGATGTATATAGTTTGGGTGTTATAATAATGAAGATCCTTATGGTACATAAGGAATGCTCCAATGTTGAGGAGGTAATTATATTATATACGAGGTTCTAAAGAAAACATTGTAGACAACATGTTTAGCAGAAACAATAATGTTGTTAAACAAAAATGCAAGGTATACTCTGTCGGAGTATCTAATTAACAGTCGGATTCGCAAATGATAATATGTGAATATTGTCTTTGTACCTATCTTCCGCACACACAAAAAAGACGTAAGATAAAGATGGTTCTAATTTCTAAGGTCAATAAAATTAATAATACTAAAATTATCAAGTGAGAAATTCGAAATTGTTTGTGATAGGTATCCTTGCATTCGGTCTTTAGTCCTAAATCAATACGCCTGTATGTTTTTGTTTTCCTATTCTGAAATGCAAGCCGTCCTTTTTTGTACACTTGGTTGTCCAATTAGCAGGTAGTTGAAAGTTGGACGAACAAGTTTGGGGCCTCACTGGAACAAGTAAAGGCATGTGCTGAGATAGGGATAAAATGCATGAACCATGATCCAGAGATCAGGCCTGCTACACGGATTATCCGTGGAATGCTGGGTGAAGCAGAAATTTCAAACTGGTCTGTTGCAACTGATGTGTCTACCTCCACGCAAGGGCAGGTACAATTACTCAACAGTAAACGTATATGGTCAACTAGTAATTATCTAATGATTTCGCATAACCTTAGTTCATTTTTGTTGCAGATAAGCATGGCCTCCAAGCTAGCGGATGGGATGAAGTTGATGGATGATTCTGTTGCACCATCCCAACTGCAGCCATCAGCAGTGTATGTGGAGCcggaggatggcaaagtgaaccgaGAGAGAAAGGGGAAGGCGGCAACCGTGAGTGTGATGAGCACCCTGAGTGGCGAGCTTACCACGTTCATGGGCGATGAATACAATAAGCTCAAAGAGACGAGGAAGCAggtgtcctttctcgagaaggatttGAGCACTATAAAGAATGACCTTGAGCCGCTAGAGCTCAAGGATGAGCTCCCTTCAGGGGTAAAAAAATGGAGGGACGATTTAAAGGAGATTTCTTTTGACATGGAGGATTGCATTGCTGACTTCATGCAACAATTTGGAGGTGAGGATGTTGAGTTGGGCTTCACTGGTGGGGCTGCTGAAACCCACGCGAGGTTGTGTGAGCTTCATCGGATTGCCAACCAGATTGAAGAGCTTAAGACCCTTGCGGTAGAAGCATGTGCTCGACGTGAGAAGTACAAGATTGATGACTTCAAGCCTACCTATGCATCTGTGGCTCTCGACCCTCGGCTGCCAGCGGTCTACCAGGAGGTTACCAGCCTTGTGGGCATTGACGGCCCAAGGGAGGAGGTTGCCAATTGGTTGATGGATCCTGAGAGAAAACTTAAGGTTGTATCTGTTGTAGGTTTTGGAGGTCTGGGTAAAACTACACTTGCCAAACAGGTGCTTGAAAAGATAAGGGGGGAATTTGATGCTGTGGCGTTTTTTTCAGTTTCACAGAAACCTGATATCAGTGTGCTTCTCAATCGCCTACAACTAAAACTTCAGATGAAGGAGTCATCTCACAGTCGCGGGCTTGAGGACATCATTGAAGAGCTAAGGACGTACCTTGCAAAGAAAAGGTAATTTTGTACTTTTGAAGTTTTGATAGTTACTTGCATTGGCTTCCATCTTAAATTGAAGCAAGTATACGGTCAGCGCATAGTCCGGTTATGATTTCTGTCCATGCAAATGGGAAGTTTGGCTGTTTGCTTGTTTGTACATTCGTGATAAAGATTTGAAAGTAATAAAGAGAAAACTAGAGTAAAAATAATAAAAGATAACACTAGAGCAGAAACACATCTTTGGGAAACTGATTGAAGTTCTGTACGTTCTTTTATTCTGTGTAAACAATATCTAAGATGTTCATTCGAAGAGGCTAGTAGGGGGAAAGAAAAGACAAGATACAGGTCTCATAGGAGAAAAATGCTAGGTGGCTAAAAATCACAGACCTAAAATGGCTAAATGTTCGGTTAGGCATTATTATTCAGGCTTGAATATTATATGATATTGACCATGCTAATTCAGCAATATCAGCAACAGATTTTCCTACATCTAGTTCGTATTAATTTTTAATGCTTTAGTCTTCAACTTATAGCCATATTATGCTACAATATAATCTGTGCAAACATTTCAACAGGTACCTTATTGTAGTTGATGATTTGTGGGATCAATCAGCATGGAAAACTATTAAATGTGCTTTTCCAAAAAATGGAAATGGGAGTAGAATAATAGTAACGACTCGAGTGGAAGATGTGGCTAGCATGGCATGTAACAATGAACCTGAGTGCATTTACACAATGAAGCCCCTCAGTGAACAGAACTCAAGGAAGTTATTCTCCAACAGAGTATTTGGGTCCAAAGATGATTTTCCAAAGCATCTTGAAGGCGTCGCGGCTGAGATTCTGAAGAAGTGTCGTGGATTGCCACTTGCAATTATCACTATAGCTAGCCTATTAGCTACTCAACGGGGATTAAGGAAACACTGGGAGAGCATAAGGAATTCTTTGGGTGCCCAATCTGCTACAAATCCTTCATTGGAAGAGATGAATAGTATATTAAATCTTAGCTACACGCATCTTCCTCTTCATCTCCAAAGATGTTTTTTATACCTTGGTATGTATCCTGAGGACCACATCATATGGCGAGATGATCTGATTAAACAATGGATAGCTGAAGGCTTCGTCAGCTATTTGCATGGGCTAGATTTGGTGGATGTTGGCCGGAGTTATTTCAATGAGCTCGTCAATAGAAGCATGATTCTTCCATCAGAAACTAAGTATGGAGAGGTGTTGTCCTGCACAGTACACGACTTGATGCTTGATTTGATCCTAAGAAAGTGCCAGGAAGATAAATTTTTAAGTGTGGCATACAATTCTGAAGACATGACAAGGCTGTTGCATGGCCGCAAGTACAAGGTTCACCGACTATCCCTGAGCACCATGACTGTTGGTGGAGCACCATATGACATGGCTATTTCTGCTAGCTTATCACAACTCCGTTCACTTATACTGTTCAACAACCCCATATCTTCGTGGTCCAGGTGGTCCAACTATCGCAAGAACCCCATACCTCCTCATTTGTGGTCCAAGTATCTCAGGGTGCTCATCATTACTAAGGGGGAGGAGACAGTTGACCTCGCCGCCATTAGCCAATTGTTTCAGCTGAAGTATCTGATGGTTAGAGTTTACGGGACTATTTTGGGGAATGGGAATCTAGAGTTTGGCCATGGGAAGATAGAGCTCCCTACCGAACTTGGTAAGCTTGTTAACTTGGAGACGCTGGACTTGGAAACATGCAGACTGATGAAGAGCATCCCTTCAGATATAGTTCATTTGCCCTTCCTGTCCTATCTGGTGCTTCCAGATACAGGTCTGCCTGAAGGTATCGAGAATGTGAAATCATTGCGCACTCTGCGAGGGTTTGACCTGAAAAAGAGCTCGCTGGACTCTATTATGGGTCTCAGCGGGCTGATTAATCTGAGGGAACTGAAAACAACATTATATCATACGGGGTTGCCAAAAGTTAATGCTTTGGTATGCTCCATTGGAAAGCTCGACAACCTCGAATGTCTGTGCATCGATGACCAGCATCATGATTATGAGATTGACCAGCAGCATCTGTACTCATTATCCAAACCTTTTAAATGTATGGAGCAACTTGACTTGTCATGTTTGCAGTTCAGCAGAGTTCCGGTATGGATGGGTGATCTCCATTATCTGCGCTTCCTTGAGCTGTTTGTTGAAGAATCGTCAACTGAGGAGTTTCATCTTCTTGGAGAGCTTCCCTCCCTCGCCCACCTCTTATTCAGAGCGCATCAAATCCCTGATGAAAGAGCTATACTAGGCACAGGACTATTCCCGGCTCTGGAGTACTTTTATTTCCTTTCTAGGAAAGACACTGCTGCGTACCTGGAGTTCGAGGCAGGAGCTATGCCCAACTTACGAAAACTCATTCTCAGTGGGATCAACATGGGCGGCGCTGCACCGGTTGGCATGGAGCACCTGCTACACCTCCAGGAGATCAAACTGTATGGTGCCTCCGATGATCTCATGTCCGCGTTCAAGGAGGCCTCGCTGGTGCACCCAAACCACCCTTCCGTTAAGTAGGGCATGTGAGTTTGTGTTCACAGATTGCTCAGCGGACCCTCTAGTTAATTGTTTTGCGTGCTCTGAAATTAATTTGGTATGTAATGTTAGCTACCCAGCTGGATACAATTCCTGCGTGCATCATACTATGTGATTGTCGACCAGGAATTTTTTGTGATCGTACTTGGGACTGCTGGTGCGGCCGCTGCATCTTTGTGCAAAacagattttatttttcttgacagCTAATGATGTTTATGAACTTGATTTTACTTATTAGCAGCCTGCCTCCTGTAGAATAAGCTCATTTTGCTTTTAGGCAGAATCTCGTCAAGTGAAAGCTCGTGCAATCTAATTGTTTTGTTAGATATATGTAGACTTTGTATACACCTTGTATTGTATCCTTTGGTACctttatataatgagatagccacaccccatTTAGGGTGTCGAGCAGTTTCCCAAAACAtatgttttacatggtatcagattAGGATTACGATGTCTTCCGCtgcacccgccgccgccgtcgcgccagccctcgccgccgccaccgtcgctgcTCCGCCTCCTGCGCCGGCCTCTGCCGTCGCTCCGTCGTCGCCGTTCCTTGCCTCCCGGCCCCTAGCTGCTGCCCGGTGGTATAACCAGCCTCTGGTGGAGTCCCTTCGGGTTCTCAGATCGGATCGGGTGGGCAAGGCGATCTGCCTCTGCCGGTCTCTTCCGGCGGCCCGTCTTCCTCGACCAACGCCTTTGCGTCGCCGCCCTACCAGGGTCCGCCGCCCGCATATGGCGCCGCCCCTGCATCGACCTACGGCGCCCCGCACCCGAACGGTGCCTCGGGGTCGGCCTACGGCCCTCCGTGGTATGGCGCCCCTGCATCAGCCTATGGTGCTCTGCCACTGCCACCATCCGCCTGGCCGTCGCCTCCCTACGGCGCGCCGCCCTCGCAGCCCTACGCGGCGCCGTCGCGCCCTCAACCTTATGCGGCGCCGCCGCCTTCACTGCCCTATGGGGCAGCGCC
Above is a window of Triticum dicoccoides isolate Atlit2015 ecotype Zavitan chromosome 5B, WEW_v2.0, whole genome shotgun sequence DNA encoding:
- the LOC119307070 gene encoding disease resistance protein RGA5-like isoform X1; amino-acid sequence: MTDGEQDGNELVALEKALLDQSVYTANLPFSLLNDITGNFSDAREIGRGGFGVVYRGVLPSGATIAVKKLHETFEILDKNFKSEVDCLVRVKHENTVRFLGYCCETRQLFIPLNGDLVWASVRERLLCFEYLPGCLADYLSDASRRLQWITSYQIIKGICEGVNYLHQQQIIHMDLKPQNVLLDDNMMPKIADFGLSRRLSESQSRDITKNKFGTMGYMAPEFRTKGEITFKTDVYSLGVIIMKILMVHKECSNVEEQVVESWTNKFGASLEQVKACAEIGIKCMNHDPEIRPATRIIRGMLGEAEISNWSVATDVSTSTQGQISMASKLADGMKLMDDSVAPSQLQPSAVYVEPEDGKVNRERKGKAATVSVMSTLSGELTTFMGDEYNKLKETRKQVSFLEKDLSTIKNDLEPLELKDELPSGVKKWRDDLKEISFDMEDCIADFMQQFGGEDVELGFTGGAAETHARLCELHRIANQIEELKTLAVEACARREKYKIDDFKPTYASVALDPRLPAVYQEVTSLVGIDGPREEVANWLMDPERKLKVVSVVGFGGLGKTTLAKQVLEKIRGEFDAVAFFSVSQKPDISVLLNRLQLKLQMKESSHSRGLEDIIEELRTYLAKKRYLIVVDDLWDQSAWKTIKCAFPKNGNGSRIIVTTRVEDVASMACNNEPECIYTMKPLSEQNSRKLFSNRVFGSKDDFPKHLEGVAAEILKKCRGLPLAIITIASLLATQRGLRKHWESIRNSLGAQSATNPSLEEMNSILNLSYTHLPLHLQRCFLYLGMYPEDHIIWRDDLIKQWIAEGFVSYLHGLDLVDVGRSYFNELVNRSMILPSETKYGEVLSCTVHDLMLDLILRKCQEDKFLSVAYNSEDMTRLLHGRKYKVHRLSLSTMTVGGAPYDMAISASLSQLRSLILFNNPISSWSRWSNYRKNPIPPHLWSKYLRVLIITKGEETVDLAAISQLFQLKYLMVRVYGTILGNGNLEFGHGKIELPTELGKLVNLETLDLETCRLMKSIPSDIVHLPFLSYLVLPDTGLPEGIENVKSLRTLRGFDLKKSSLDSIMGLSGLINLRELKTTLYHTGLPKVNALVCSIGKLDNLECLCIDDQHHDYEIDQQHLYSLSKPFKCMEQLDLSCLQFSRVPVWMGDLHYLRFLELFVEESSTEEFHLLGELPSLAHLLFRAHQIPDERAILGTGLFPALEYFYFLSRKDTAAYLEFEAGAMPNLRKLILSGINMGGAAPVGMEHLLHLQEIKLYGASDDLMSAFKEASLVHPNHPSVK
- the LOC119307070 gene encoding disease resistance protein RGA5-like isoform X2 codes for the protein MTDGEQDGNELVALEKALLDQSVYTANLPFSLLNDITGNFSDAREIGRGGFGVVYRGVLPSGATIAVKKLHETFEILDKNFKSEVDCLVRVKHENTVRFLGYCCETRQLFIPLNGDLVWASVRERLLCFEYLPGCLADYLSDASRRLQWITSYQIIKGICEGVNYLHQQQIIHMDLKPQNVLLDDNMMPKIADFGLSRRLSESQSRDITKNKFGTMGYMAPEFRTKGEITFKTDVYSLGVIIMKILMVHKECSNVEEVVESWTNKFGASLEQVKACAEIGIKCMNHDPEIRPATRIIRGMLGEAEISNWSVATDVSTSTQGQISMASKLADGMKLMDDSVAPSQLQPSAVYVEPEDGKVNRERKGKAATVSVMSTLSGELTTFMGDEYNKLKETRKQVSFLEKDLSTIKNDLEPLELKDELPSGVKKWRDDLKEISFDMEDCIADFMQQFGGEDVELGFTGGAAETHARLCELHRIANQIEELKTLAVEACARREKYKIDDFKPTYASVALDPRLPAVYQEVTSLVGIDGPREEVANWLMDPERKLKVVSVVGFGGLGKTTLAKQVLEKIRGEFDAVAFFSVSQKPDISVLLNRLQLKLQMKESSHSRGLEDIIEELRTYLAKKRYLIVVDDLWDQSAWKTIKCAFPKNGNGSRIIVTTRVEDVASMACNNEPECIYTMKPLSEQNSRKLFSNRVFGSKDDFPKHLEGVAAEILKKCRGLPLAIITIASLLATQRGLRKHWESIRNSLGAQSATNPSLEEMNSILNLSYTHLPLHLQRCFLYLGMYPEDHIIWRDDLIKQWIAEGFVSYLHGLDLVDVGRSYFNELVNRSMILPSETKYGEVLSCTVHDLMLDLILRKCQEDKFLSVAYNSEDMTRLLHGRKYKVHRLSLSTMTVGGAPYDMAISASLSQLRSLILFNNPISSWSRWSNYRKNPIPPHLWSKYLRVLIITKGEETVDLAAISQLFQLKYLMVRVYGTILGNGNLEFGHGKIELPTELGKLVNLETLDLETCRLMKSIPSDIVHLPFLSYLVLPDTGLPEGIENVKSLRTLRGFDLKKSSLDSIMGLSGLINLRELKTTLYHTGLPKVNALVCSIGKLDNLECLCIDDQHHDYEIDQQHLYSLSKPFKCMEQLDLSCLQFSRVPVWMGDLHYLRFLELFVEESSTEEFHLLGELPSLAHLLFRAHQIPDERAILGTGLFPALEYFYFLSRKDTAAYLEFEAGAMPNLRKLILSGINMGGAAPVGMEHLLHLQEIKLYGASDDLMSAFKEASLVHPNHPSVK